In one Stenotrophomonas maltophilia genomic region, the following are encoded:
- a CDS encoding UvrD-helicase domain-containing protein gives MHGLNPPQAAAVLHIEGPLLVLAGAGSGKTRVIVEKIAHLIGCGRYPARRIAAITFTNKSAKEMRERVAKRLREQDADEVTICTFHALGLKFLQIEHAAVGLKRGFSIFDADDAAAQIKDLMHGAKPDDIEDMKNLVSRAKNAGLSPEQAMAAARSNREKEAASVYERYQLRLTAFNAVDFDDLIRLPVQILEENPEIALAWRERIGYLLVDECQDTNDAQYRLLKQLAGDKGNFTCVGDDDQSIYAWRGANPENLQQMGRDYPTLEIIKLEQNYRCSNRVLRAANALIANNPHEHLKKLWSDQADGERIRVWECRNSEHEAEKVAAEIAFVAQSRNVPWSDFCILFRGNFQSRPLEKAMQLLRIPYHLTGGTMFLERQEVKDTLAWLRLLVNPDDDTAFMRAVQAPKRDVGAGTLAKLAELASEKDMPMAQAAEAIGALSQLPPRAANSLARFTDILRDLRAQMRQVSSGDMIRKVAKESGLLSELRQQAKEEASYQRRANNIEELAQWFEGGPRGATAADLAGQLALLSRSDKDEGGNQVRMMTLHASKGLEFPYVFIVGCEDGVLPHQVSLDEGNLQEERRLLYVGITRAKIQLWMSYSKLTRKFGEHVRLKPSRFFDEIPAEEIQRDGADPVADAARKKERATAGLAAIEALFD, from the coding sequence ATGCACGGTCTCAATCCTCCCCAAGCCGCCGCCGTCCTGCACATCGAAGGCCCGTTGCTGGTGCTGGCCGGTGCCGGCAGCGGCAAGACGCGCGTGATCGTGGAGAAGATCGCCCACCTGATCGGCTGCGGCCGCTACCCGGCCCGCCGCATCGCCGCGATCACCTTCACCAACAAGTCGGCCAAGGAGATGCGCGAACGTGTGGCCAAGCGTCTGCGCGAGCAGGACGCCGACGAGGTGACCATCTGCACCTTCCACGCCCTGGGCCTGAAGTTCCTGCAGATCGAGCATGCGGCGGTGGGCCTGAAGCGCGGCTTCTCGATCTTCGATGCCGACGACGCCGCCGCGCAGATCAAGGACCTGATGCATGGCGCCAAGCCCGACGATATCGAGGACATGAAGAACCTTGTGTCGCGGGCGAAGAATGCCGGTCTCTCGCCCGAGCAGGCGATGGCTGCCGCGCGCAGCAACCGCGAGAAGGAAGCAGCCAGCGTCTACGAGCGCTACCAGCTGCGCCTGACCGCGTTCAACGCGGTCGACTTCGACGACCTGATCCGCCTGCCGGTGCAGATCCTGGAGGAGAACCCGGAGATCGCCCTGGCCTGGCGCGAACGCATCGGCTACCTGCTGGTGGACGAATGCCAGGACACCAACGACGCGCAGTACCGCCTGCTCAAGCAGCTGGCCGGGGACAAGGGCAACTTCACCTGCGTGGGTGACGATGACCAGTCCATCTACGCCTGGCGTGGCGCCAACCCCGAGAACCTGCAGCAGATGGGGCGCGACTACCCCACGCTGGAGATCATCAAGCTGGAGCAGAACTACCGCTGCTCCAACCGCGTGCTGCGCGCGGCCAATGCGTTGATCGCCAACAACCCGCACGAGCACCTGAAGAAGCTGTGGAGCGATCAGGCCGACGGTGAGCGCATCCGCGTATGGGAATGCCGCAACAGCGAGCACGAGGCAGAGAAGGTGGCCGCCGAGATCGCCTTCGTGGCGCAGTCGCGCAACGTGCCGTGGAGTGACTTCTGCATCCTGTTCCGCGGCAACTTCCAGTCGCGGCCGCTGGAGAAGGCGATGCAGCTGCTGCGTATTCCCTATCACCTGACCGGCGGCACCATGTTCCTGGAGCGCCAGGAAGTGAAGGACACGCTGGCCTGGCTGCGGCTGCTGGTGAACCCGGACGACGACACCGCATTCATGCGTGCCGTGCAGGCGCCCAAGCGTGACGTGGGTGCCGGAACGCTGGCCAAGCTGGCCGAACTGGCATCGGAAAAAGACATGCCGATGGCCCAGGCGGCCGAGGCGATCGGCGCGCTGTCGCAGCTGCCGCCGCGCGCTGCCAACAGCCTGGCGCGTTTCACCGACATCCTGCGCGACCTGCGCGCACAGATGCGGCAGGTCAGCTCCGGTGACATGATCCGCAAGGTCGCCAAGGAATCGGGCCTGCTCAGCGAGCTGCGCCAGCAGGCCAAGGAAGAGGCCAGCTACCAGCGCCGCGCCAACAACATCGAGGAACTTGCGCAGTGGTTTGAAGGCGGTCCGCGCGGTGCCACCGCCGCCGATCTGGCCGGCCAGCTGGCACTGTTGTCGCGCAGCGACAAGGATGAGGGCGGCAACCAGGTGCGGATGATGACCCTGCATGCCTCCAAGGGCCTGGAGTTCCCGTATGTCTTCATCGTCGGCTGCGAGGACGGCGTGCTGCCGCACCAGGTCAGCCTCGACGAAGGCAACCTGCAGGAGGAGCGGCGGCTGCTGTACGTGGGTATCACCCGCGCCAAGATCCAGCTGTGGATGAGCTACAGCAAGCTCACCCGCAAGTTCGGCGAGCATGTGCGGCTCAAGCCCAGCCGCTTCTTCGACGAGATCCCGGCCGAGGAGATCCAGCGCGACGGCGCCGATCCGGTGGCCGATGCCGCGCGCAAGAAGGAGCGGGCAACGGCGGGGCTGGCGGCGATCGAGGCCCTGTTCGACTGA
- a CDS encoding thymidine kinase yields the protein MAKLYFYYSAMNAGKTTTLLQSAHNYRERGMRVAILTPRLDDRAGAGVVASRIGLRAEGMAFDRDTDLQRWAEQDLASNGPMGCLLVDEAQFLTRAQVWQLSEVVDQLRIPVLCYGLRTDFRGELFEGSQYLLAWADEMQEIKTICHSGKKAIMTVRVDEHGHAVQDGPQVEIGGNDRYVSVSRAEFKKITRGEGRIEPMQAPLPL from the coding sequence ATGGCCAAGCTCTACTTCTACTACTCGGCGATGAACGCCGGCAAGACCACCACCCTGCTGCAGAGCGCGCACAATTACCGCGAGCGCGGCATGCGGGTGGCGATCCTGACCCCGCGCCTGGATGATCGCGCGGGCGCAGGCGTGGTGGCCTCGCGCATCGGGCTGCGCGCCGAAGGCATGGCGTTCGACCGCGACACCGACCTGCAGCGCTGGGCCGAACAGGACCTGGCATCGAACGGGCCGATGGGCTGCCTGCTGGTGGACGAAGCACAGTTCCTGACCCGCGCGCAGGTCTGGCAGCTCAGCGAAGTGGTCGACCAGCTGCGCATCCCGGTTCTGTGCTACGGGTTGCGCACCGATTTCCGCGGTGAACTGTTCGAAGGCAGCCAGTACCTGCTGGCATGGGCCGACGAGATGCAGGAGATCAAGACCATCTGCCACAGCGGCAAGAAGGCGATCATGACCGTCCGCGTGGATGAGCACGGGCATGCCGTGCAGGACGGCCCGCAGGTGGAGATCGGCGGCAACGACCGCTATGTGTCGGTGAGCCGGGCCGAGTTCAAGAAGATCACCCGCGGTGAAGGCCGCATCGAGCCGATGCAGGCGCCCCTGCCGCTGTGA
- a CDS encoding sel1 repeat family protein: protein MRSTLLLLPLLLLPLGPPAFAADRPPVEQDPTLLGAGFMDNHPDMMYRQWGVNALHRNDVKGAMDNFRLAARYADKPAQGYLGELYWYGVNQPRDPLMAFAWMDVAAERGYPLFVDLRNEYWAALPLEQHEAARAQANALRAEYGDEVARPRMAEVLRKGRREMTGSRVGSMSNNVDIVYMDGGISRTIKADRMYDPKYWDPKQYERWQDETWMKIRRGTVEVGVPTQSHATDAKP, encoded by the coding sequence ATGCGTTCCACGCTTCTGCTGTTGCCGCTGCTTCTGCTGCCGCTGGGGCCGCCGGCCTTCGCCGCCGATCGTCCTCCGGTGGAGCAGGATCCCACGTTGCTGGGCGCAGGCTTCATGGACAACCACCCGGACATGATGTACCGGCAGTGGGGCGTAAACGCCCTGCACCGCAATGATGTCAAAGGCGCGATGGATAATTTCCGGCTGGCCGCACGCTACGCGGACAAGCCTGCGCAGGGCTACCTGGGCGAACTGTACTGGTATGGAGTGAACCAGCCGCGCGATCCGCTCATGGCATTTGCCTGGATGGATGTGGCGGCCGAGCGCGGCTACCCCCTGTTCGTGGACCTGCGCAACGAGTACTGGGCCGCGCTGCCACTGGAGCAGCATGAGGCCGCGCGTGCGCAGGCCAACGCGCTGCGGGCCGAGTATGGCGACGAGGTTGCCCGCCCGCGCATGGCGGAAGTGCTGAGGAAGGGACGGCGCGAGATGACCGGCAGCCGTGTCGGCTCGATGTCCAACAATGTGGACATCGTATACATGGACGGCGGCATCTCCCGCACGATCAAGGCTGATCGCATGTACGATCCGAAGTACTGGGATCCCAAGCAGTACGAACGCTGGCAGGACGAAACCTGGATGAAGATCCGCCGTGGCACGGTGGAAGTGGGCGTGCCGACGCAGTCGCACGCCACCGACGCCAAGCCGTGA
- a CDS encoding glucan biosynthesis protein → MQRRDFIRNASLALAAFGLPSLPACAASRNGQVGLRRLGQPQPFSFATLKGQARALAQAPYQSHKRVLPGRLEALDWDQYQSISYRQDHALWADQPGKFQAKFFHLGLYFHSPVRMFDVVDGQAQELAYDGAAFNYGKSGIRNGELPADLGFAGFRLNTRKDTDRDFAAFLGASYFRAVGKEGQYGQSARGLAIDTGMGRPEEFPDFIAYYLEQPAADSDTIIVYALLDSPSVAGAYRFAITNGDVLLMDIDSALYPRKAIERLGIAPCTSMYQVGENDRRMDWDWRPEIHDTDGLSMWTGAGEWIWRPLCNPRNLRFNMFVDRNPRGFGLLQRDRNFDHYQDDGVFYEKRPCLWIEPKGEWGEGSVQLVEIPTVDETFDNIVAFWNPKEKPQPGQELLVGYRLYWGAEPPARPPLAHCVASRTGLGGVVGKKREYFSWRFAVDFEGGELAKLIDKAEVEAVVETSRGRVEIVSARPLREIDGYRAMFDLVPPEGSTEQIDIRLYLRSGGKPLTETWLYQYTPPPAGAPERTLY, encoded by the coding sequence ATGCAACGACGCGACTTCATCCGCAACGCCTCCCTGGCCTTGGCAGCCTTCGGCCTGCCGTCCCTGCCCGCCTGCGCCGCCAGCAGGAACGGCCAGGTCGGCCTGCGCCGCCTCGGCCAGCCGCAGCCGTTCAGCTTCGCCACCCTGAAGGGGCAGGCACGCGCACTGGCACAGGCCCCCTACCAGAGCCACAAGCGGGTGCTGCCGGGCCGGCTTGAAGCGCTGGACTGGGACCAGTACCAGTCCATCAGCTATCGCCAGGACCACGCGCTGTGGGCCGATCAGCCGGGCAAGTTCCAGGCCAAGTTCTTCCACCTGGGCCTGTACTTCCATTCGCCGGTGCGCATGTTCGACGTGGTCGACGGCCAGGCGCAGGAACTGGCGTATGACGGTGCAGCGTTCAACTACGGCAAGAGCGGGATCCGCAACGGCGAACTGCCGGCGGACCTGGGCTTCGCCGGGTTCCGCCTGAACACCCGCAAGGATACCGACCGCGATTTCGCCGCGTTCCTTGGCGCCAGCTACTTCCGCGCGGTCGGCAAGGAAGGCCAGTACGGGCAGTCCGCACGCGGCCTGGCGATCGATACCGGCATGGGCAGGCCGGAGGAGTTTCCCGACTTCATCGCCTATTACCTCGAGCAGCCTGCCGCCGATTCGGACACCATCATCGTCTATGCGTTGCTGGACTCGCCCAGCGTAGCCGGCGCCTACCGCTTCGCCATCACCAACGGCGATGTGCTGCTGATGGACATCGACAGTGCGCTCTATCCGCGCAAGGCGATCGAGCGCCTGGGCATCGCGCCGTGCACCAGCATGTACCAGGTGGGTGAGAACGACCGCCGCATGGACTGGGACTGGCGCCCGGAGATCCACGATACCGATGGCCTGTCGATGTGGACCGGGGCCGGTGAGTGGATCTGGCGGCCGCTGTGCAACCCGCGCAACCTGCGCTTCAACATGTTCGTCGACCGCAATCCGCGTGGCTTCGGCCTTCTGCAGCGCGACCGCAACTTCGATCACTACCAGGACGACGGCGTCTTCTATGAGAAGCGCCCCTGCCTGTGGATCGAGCCGAAGGGCGAATGGGGCGAGGGCTCGGTGCAGCTGGTGGAGATCCCCACGGTCGATGAGACCTTCGACAACATCGTCGCCTTCTGGAATCCGAAGGAGAAGCCGCAGCCGGGACAGGAGCTGCTGGTCGGCTACCGCCTGTACTGGGGCGCCGAGCCGCCGGCACGGCCACCGCTGGCGCATTGCGTGGCCAGCCGCACGGGGCTGGGCGGTGTGGTCGGCAAGAAGCGCGAGTACTTCTCGTGGCGCTTCGCCGTGGACTTCGAAGGCGGCGAACTGGCCAAGCTGATCGACAAGGCCGAGGTCGAGGCAGTGGTGGAAACCAGCCGGGGCCGTGTCGAGATCGTATCGGCGCGTCCGCTGCGCGAGATCGACGGTTACCGCGCGATGTTCGACCTGGTGCCGCCGGAAGGCAGCACCGAACAGATCGACATCCGCCTGTACCTGCGCAGCGGTGGCAAGCCGCTGACCGAAACCTGGCTGTACCAGTACACGCCGCCGCCGGCCGGTGCACCGGAGCGGACGCTGTACTGA
- the mutM gene encoding bifunctional DNA-formamidopyrimidine glycosylase/DNA-(apurinic or apyrimidinic site) lyase, producing the protein MPELPEVETTRRGLAPHLQDRRVHGVILRRADLRWPIPPEIAQLLPGQRIEGIRRRAKYLLLDTAIGSAVLHLGMSGSLRVLPGDTPLRPHDHVDISLDNGRLLRFNDPRRFGSLLWQPAGQVHPLLQGLGPEPLDEAFHGDYLFARSRGRSAPVKTFLMDQAVVVGVGNIYAAESLFKAGISPLREAGKVSRERYQRLATAVKETLGYAITRGGTTLRDFISPDGAPGYFEQELLVYGRDGLPCPTCGRLLKHAMIGQRASVWCSHCQR; encoded by the coding sequence ATGCCTGAACTGCCCGAAGTCGAAACCACCCGCCGCGGCCTGGCCCCGCATCTGCAGGACCGCCGCGTCCACGGCGTGATCCTGCGCCGCGCCGACCTGCGCTGGCCGATTCCGCCGGAGATTGCGCAGCTGCTGCCGGGACAGCGCATCGAAGGCATCCGCCGGCGCGCGAAGTACCTGCTGCTGGACACGGCCATCGGCAGCGCCGTACTGCATCTGGGCATGTCCGGCAGCCTGCGTGTACTGCCCGGAGATACCCCACTGCGGCCACATGACCACGTGGATATCAGCCTGGACAACGGGCGCCTGCTGCGCTTCAACGATCCGCGCCGCTTCGGCAGCCTGCTCTGGCAACCGGCCGGGCAGGTCCATCCGCTGCTGCAGGGGCTGGGGCCTGAACCGCTGGACGAGGCCTTCCATGGCGATTACCTGTTCGCCCGCAGCCGCGGCCGCAGCGCCCCGGTCAAGACCTTCCTCATGGACCAGGCGGTGGTCGTGGGCGTCGGTAACATCTATGCCGCCGAGAGCCTGTTCAAGGCCGGCATCAGCCCGCTGCGCGAGGCCGGCAAGGTCTCACGCGAGCGCTACCAGCGGCTGGCCACCGCGGTGAAGGAAACGCTGGGCTACGCGATCACCCGCGGTGGCACCACACTGCGTGATTTCATCAGCCCCGATGGCGCACCGGGCTACTTTGAGCAGGAACTGCTGGTCTATGGCCGCGACGGGCTGCCCTGTCCGACCTGCGGACGCCTGCTCAAGCACGCCATGATCGGCCAGCGTGCCAGCGTGTGGTGCAGCCACTGCCAGCGCTGA
- a CDS encoding EF-hand domain-containing protein → MRAGALLLAALLPAAAPAQVSDTRSYLQKMDSDGDGRVSETEYVQWMLYAFDRMDRNGDGVLTTDELPGGKGRAITREQQRQVIVQRFHKQDANGDGFLDARELSAPPR, encoded by the coding sequence ATGAGGGCAGGGGCGCTGCTGCTGGCCGCGCTGCTGCCGGCCGCCGCCCCGGCCCAGGTCAGTGACACCCGCAGCTACCTGCAGAAGATGGACAGCGACGGCGACGGCCGGGTCAGCGAGACCGAGTACGTGCAGTGGATGCTGTATGCCTTCGACCGCATGGACCGCAATGGCGATGGCGTGCTGACTACCGATGAACTGCCCGGTGGCAAGGGCAGAGCGATCACCCGCGAGCAGCAGCGGCAGGTCATCGTGCAGCGCTTCCACAAGCAGGATGCCAACGGTGACGGGTTTCTCGACGCCCGTGAGCTGTCCGCGCCCCCGCGTTGA